From a single Phragmites australis chromosome 7, lpPhrAust1.1, whole genome shotgun sequence genomic region:
- the LOC133923990 gene encoding probable ribose-5-phosphate isomerase 2: protein MGIAAASPPPSQKLTQEDLKRVAAHRAVELVEPGMTLGLGTGSTAAHALDRLGHLLRSGALAGVAGVPTSLKTELHAARVGIPLLPLDAGTGARICLSIDGADEVDPDLNLVKGRGGSLLREKMIEGAGERFVVIVDDSKLVPRLGCTGAIPVEVVPFGCAHTLELIRKVFGGLPGFHARLRTVPSSNEKEEEAPFVTDNDNYIVEMLFEDGIRGDLHDISDRLLRITGVVEHGMFLGMATTVIIANKDGTVAVINKN, encoded by the coding sequence ATGGgcatcgccgccgcctcgccgccgccgtcccaaAAGCTCACGCAGGAGGACCTCAAGCGCGTGGCGGCGCACCGCGCGGTGGAGTTGGTGGAGCCTGGTATGACGCTGGGCCTCGGCACGGGCTCCACGGCCGCGCACGCGCTCGACCGCCtcggccacctcctccgctCGGGCGCCCTCGCGGGGGTCGCGGGCGTGCCCACCTCCCTCAAGACGGAGCTCCACGCGGCCCGCGTCGGGATCCCGCTGCTTCCCCTGGATGCGGGCACGGGCGCCAGGATCTGCCTCTCCATCGACGGCGCCGACGAGGTCGACCCGGACCTCAACCTCGTCAAGGGCCGTGGCGGGTCGCTCCTCCGGGAGAAGATGATCGAGGGCGCCGGGGAGAGGTTTGTTGTCATCGTCGACGACTCCAAGCTCGTGCCGCGGCTCGGGTGCACGGGCGCCATCCCCGTGGAGGTCGTGCCCTTCGGGTGCGCGCACACACTGGAGCTCATCCGCAAGGTGTTCGGCGGATTGCCCGGCTTCCATGCCAGGCTCAGGACGGTCCCCTCCTCCAacgaaaaggaggaggaggcgccctTCGTCACCGACAACGATAACTACATCGTGGAGATGCTCTTTGAGGACGGCATCCGCGGCGACCTGCACGACATCAGCGACCGCCTCCTCCGGATCACCGGCGTCGTCGAGCACGGCATGTTCCTCGGCATGGCTACTACCGTCATCATCGCCAACAAGGACGGCACCGTCGCAGTCATCAACAAGAATTAA